The DNA window CAATCTCCGCGCAACTCTTCTGGCTGCTGATCACCAGGCGGACGGCTTCTTCTTTGAACTCGGCGGTGTACGTGTGTTTGCTGGCCGTCATGTCAGTCTCCATTGTCCTTCAGACTGAACGCCTCCTCCACAACACCGTAGCAAGATCAGGTGGCAAAGGTCCCAGCACCGCTTGACACGCGGCTTTGCTGACCTCAGGCACCAACCAACAGCCGCTGTGGCCGACTTCAGGGCCCACGAAGGCGTGACGTAACTTCTGTTTACAAAGCTCCAGTTCTTGCTCAGCACGGAGGCTGGCCTTCACGTTTCTGTTACTGCCGGTCTGTCTTACTGGGACACGACCGCCAACCCAACAATCGCCGTGCGTACAGACAAGGAGCTTCAAGATGTTCCAAGTGATCCTCGTGATCATCATACTGGAGATCGCCTCAAGTCTGGCGTTGGGCCTGTACCTTGGATATGTCGCCTGGAGAGGGCCACGCCGTCCTGACCGCGTGAAGCGGGTGTTCCGCGCGAGTCAACGGCGCAAAGCGGCGGTCAGTGTGGTCAGGCCGCCGTTTCAGCACTGAGGTTGTTGGTCTCGACCCCCATCTGTTCAGTCCCATAAGACCCGCGATTCAGCGGGTTTTTTCATGCCCGCCTTGGCCTTGAAGTTGAGCAGCGTGAGCCGCGTCCTTGGTTGACTTGACCGCATTTTTACCTTCCAGGCTCACGATGTGGCATGACCAGGCATCCTGCTTCTGAGCGAACCCTTCGCGTCTCTCCGCTGATGTGGTGGCTGGTCGTTTCACTCCTCTCGCTGGGCTACGTTGCCAGAGGGCGCAGGCTGAGGATTTTCCTGATCGAGGCACCGTGTGACGAAGATCCAGCCGCTGCTCAGCGAGGAAACGAAGTTCTCCAGGCCCTCCTGACAGCGCTGGCCGAACCAGCTTGAGCCGCCCTGCACGCCTCCTGAAGCGATCCAGCACCCAAGTGCTGCAGCGAACATTGTCCTGAGCCGCCCTTCGTGCCTATCTGTGCCCGGGTCTTTCTTGGCAGGCCTCATGCACTGCCACTTGCTGCTGTCTGCTTCGCGCAACGCCCTCACGGCTCCCCAGGCGTGCGCCGCTAAAGCTCGCCCTGGACCCACGCCTTTACATACGCAGCGAGTTCGCGCAGCAGGGTGTACTGCTCTAAGGGCGTCGGGATGAAGCCTGAAGCGGCCACAGCAGCTGGGGCCGGCACAGAGGTGAACGGCACGCCGACCTTGGCGAACATCAGGGCCGCGCGGCGCGAATGCCAGGACGAGGTGACCAAAAGCACCTGCTGCCATCGGTGGTGGGTGATCAGCCGTGCGGTTTCGACCGCTTCGTCATGGGTGTTCATGACGTTGTGCAGGATCTCCACCGGCGGCAGCTGTGCTGGGAAGCGTTGTTGGAGGAGCTGGAGGGACACATCCGAGACTTTCGGACAGTCGGCGCCGTAGAGCGCGTCTGCCTGCTGGCTGAGCACCAGCGTGGACGCGTACCCGGCCTGCCACAGCCGGATGCCCTGTTCCAGCCGCTCCTGGGAAGCTGCGGTCAGCACGCCCGTGGTGCAGTTCACACCGCCGCCTAGGATCACGATGGCGTCGGCGTGTCGAGGGGTAGCCTGCACGGTCAGGGCGGTCAGAATCCGGTGCAGCATAGGCGTGAACGTGAGGCTGCTGAGGATCAGCAGCAGCGGCAGCACTAGGACGAGCACGGCCGTCCGCGTGGACGGTTGACGCAGCAACAGGAAGGTCCCACCGGTCAGGAGCACCGCGCACGCGACCAGTGGGACCTTCCAGTACAACGCGTGCCACAACGAACTTGCCAGGAGGCCGATGGCAATGGACACGACCACGGAGAAGACGGAAGGCGGAACGTGCTGGGGCATCTGGTTGAGTGTGGCATGCCGAGATGACTCGGCGGTCACTGTTTGGAACAGGGATTCTCACCGTGGGCCTATAGCGGTCGTGTTAAACAGCACGCCTCACACGCGGGAGCCGTGCTGTCCATCGTGTTTCTCTCAACACGTTCACTCCTTCACCGCGCTCCAGCAGGGTATTCATGGAAGGGGTACCATGCAGCCGATCTTGATGCGATCCCTTGCCGTCCTGGCCCTTGCCTCGATGGATTCCCCATGCCCCTGAAGCGTTCCGCGGGATTTACGTTCGTTTCACTCTAGATGTGGCGTCATGTTGGCTATGAACCGTCATCAGATCATCCGTGTCGATCTGCGGATGCGTTTGCACAGGCGCCGGCGCCTGTGGATCATCAGTCTCACAGCGCTGGTTGCGGGCGGCCTGCCATTGTTTGTCGTTGTCGGGCTTGAAGCCTGCCTTGGGTCTCGCGCTGAGCGTCATTGCCGCGCTCTGGAGCGCGTGTTGGATTGCCTGGTTCTCGTACCAGCAGCAGGATGATTTCCATCTTTTGCCTGACAAAGAGTCGGATGCCCCTCAGCGGATACCTTTCTGAGCCGGCCGTCGTATCCATCTCTGCCCCGCTTCGACGGGGTTTTTCATTAGACCTCCTGCGAACGTAGGGCGGTAGGCTGCAGAGGATGACGGCGTTAAAGTATAAGCAAGCCTTGCAACTGAATAAGGCCCAGTTTCGACGACTGACTGGAGTTAATCTAGAGTCGATCTGGAGACGTTCGCTGAGATGGAAGCGGTGCTGCACGACCGAGAAGCCGATAAGGGCAGGTCAGGACGTCCATCGGCAGCGCCGGAGCCTGCAATTTCGCTTTTGCGGCACCGTGCGATCACGATCAAGCGTCGTGAACCTTGGCCGAGATCAATAACACTGGAATTCTGGCGAGAATACCGGACGTCCTTCCATCTGGGTCAAGTGTGGGGTATCCATGAGACGACGGTTCTGCGAACCGTGGTCCGGGTGGAAGACGCGCTGCTGCGGAGCGGAGGGTTCTCCCTGCCAGGGAAAAGACGCTGACGAACAGTGGCACGGTGTTCACGGCGGTCGTGGTAGATGTGCGTGAGGTGCCCTGTGAACGCTCCAAAAAAAGCAACGAGACTGGTCAGTGGGAACAAGAAGCGCCACACGCTGAAATTGCAACGCCTGATCCATACGTTCACGTGCCAGATCCTCTGCGTGGCCACGGGTCGTGGGGCGACGCATGATCTTCGACGCCTGAGGGAGTCGAAGACCCAGATTTATCCGGACACCGAACGCCTCGCCGACGCTGGGTATCAAGGGATTCATCACCAACACGCGTTCACTCGAACGCCGAAGAACGCGAGCAAGGATCACCCGCTCATGAAAGCCCAGCGGGCTGACACTCGTCAAGGCGCGAAGGTGAGATTGCCCGTGGAGCATGTCATCCGGCGGCTCAAGGTCTTCTGTATCTTCAAGGAGACGTATCGGCACCGACGGCGCCGCGTTCAACTCCGGGTCAATCTCATGGCTGCCCTCTGCAACCGCATCCCCATCCAAACCTGACGTTCGCAGAAGGTCTAGTGACTGCGGCCTCACCGCGGTCTTCGACTGCTGTTCGCCATCGGTGAATCAGCCTGGGCACCAGTGAATGCTCCCGGTAGCGTTAGGCGGTGGTGTGCAGGCCAGCATTGATTTGGCCGACCACCTGAAGCTTGAACTCACGGCTGTGATTCCGTCCTGGCATCTGGGCTCCTCCGCGGTGCAATTAGCGGAGCTGCTGATCGGGGTGAAGTGTCTTGGCCTGTGGTCTTGTCCGGAGGGTTCATTCCACTCATCGCCACTTCTCCAGCAACACTCGCAGCGACGATAGATCTGTCGCTTCTGCTTCAGCAGCAAACTGTCGATCTGCGGGCATGAGGTCGCCCCTCACTTGACCTGATGAACGGAATCGAACGGATCGCCACCCAAGCTGATTCGGAGCGACGAAATCTTTCAGAACATTGTCGCCTACGTATACCAATTGTCGGCGTTGTAGCCCGCTGCGTTCCTGCATTTCCTCAAAGGCTGTACGGGCGGGCTTCCAGTGTTCTCTCCCGTACTGATCGGTCAGGATGATGTGGTCGAGAAAGTGCGTTAAGCCCAGGGCTTCTACCTTGCGCTGCTGCCCAGTCAGATCGCCATCGCTGATCAGACCGAGGAAGATTCCTTCCTGCCTCCAGTCCTCCAACGTTTCCCTCCACAGTGGGGAGAGGGTGAGACTTGGCTGATGCTCGCGATAAATTTGGATCATCTGGGCAACTTGGCTCCGTTGTGAGAGTACTGGAAATGTGTCAAGTAGATGATTGAACGTCCGACTATCCTTACGTTCGAGCGAAGTGCGAAGCAGCCATGCCCCGTAGTGGCGGCGTTCTTCCGGGTCGTTGCTCAGTGCATCTGCTACAGCTTGGAACCCACTCACTACATACTCCGCTTCTAGATAGATTGTGTCGTCGAGGTCGAGGATGATCCCAGACAGCCGTTCCAGTTGATCGCTCTCTACCACTGCAGCCTCTGAGTGAATATCTCGGTATTGGCCCGGGTCATGTACAAACCAACCTGATACTGGCCGATCCGTGAAGGCACAAATTCACCTTGTAGCTCTTGAAGGAGCCACTGAGGATAGTGTCCACCTGCCGCGTAGCCGAGAGGAAAACCGCCGCCAAACCGAGGATTGATCTCAGAAAGTATGTATCCGTTTAGGGTATCGAAAATTTGAAGGGTGATGACGCCCCGAGCGCCCAGTTCGGCAGCCACGCTCAGTACCCGCGTGAGCCATTCTCCCAGGTGACCGTCACTTGCTACGGTGACGCCCTGGATGGATTCGCCGGCCAGTGTTCGCAGGCGTAGGCGCGGCACGAAGTGGATGGGTCGGCCATCTCTGGAGATAAAGGCGTCAATCGTCAGTTCAGGCCCGTGAATCTCTTGCTGCACGATGGCGTAGGGGACACGTGGCAGCGTGGTAGATAACTCGGCCCGATGAATCCCGTAAGTATGAAGGCTGGCACTACCGTTCCGGGGCTTCAGAAACAGCCGTTCAGGTAGCAGGGCATGATCCCCAAGTTCACTCGGCAGCCAAGAATTTGGTACTGCAATGTCATGAGCACGAAAGGCATTGACGGTTTTCCACTTGTCTTCCGCAATCTCGACGAAACCAGAGGTAGAGGTGTGAACACGACATCCTGCTGCTGCAAACTCCTCAGCGTGATCAGCCAACGTCTTTAACTCGGTGTCGATGGTAGGAACCAGAAGCCGAATTTCATGGCGTGCGACGATGTCGAGCAGTGCTGAGATATAGCGCTCATCTCTTACCATTGGCACTTGTTCGGCTGCATCAGCAACGTACAGAGCGGGGGCAAGAGGATCGAGGTCTGCGGCGATAATCTTGCCCTGAAAAGGTTGGGCTGCCTCACGTAGTGCATGTAGAAGAGAAGATCGCCGCCCCGCACTCGTTAATAGGATGTTCAAGGTTTCGTCCTTTGGGGCTTTGGAATGGTTTCTGTTTTAGATGTTATTGATAGCTGCGTAAGTTGGGATAGATTCATCTGGAGCACAGCCAGTTTGGGAGCCTACCGAATCCGTTGCTCTATGGGAATAAGGCGTGACGAACTTATGCAGGTATCAATATATGCCATCAGTCAGGTCCAGATAAATCCAGATTTTCTGAAGATTGACAGTCTGTCATAGGGAGAGATTTAACAGTAGACAAGCAAGAGGCAGAGATCTGACTATCTGAACCTGGTCTGTCAACTCAGGTTAGAAAAAGGTCCTGCGCGAGCTCAGTAGCGGACACCTTTACCTCAAGCCGCTCCTAGCGCTGAGAAAGGGCGGGTCAGCACCGTAATGATCTCAACTCAATCGTCTGGATCCCATCTCAGCGCATTTCGGAGCCGTTCTGAGCCGTATCGCACGAGGCTCATGGCCCTGCGGCCATGGGCCAAGACCTTGATCGGTTTGATCGTCTGCAGCCAGACGCCGACCTGGAGGCAGGGCATCCACGCCAGGATGACCAGACCGAAGAGCCGCTCCAGACGCGTGGGTTGGGTGACGCCGGTGCGCTCCAGGTCAAAGCCCCTGGCCTTGATGCTGGCGAAGGTGCATTCCACAAGGGCAGCGAAGTTTGTAGAGTTTCCACGTTTCCCACAGGCCGAAATCCGTGGCGATGATGACGAGATCCCCACTGGGGGATCTCGTCGCCACGACCCGCAGCCGCTCCCCAAAGACCCAGGTCTGCTCCGCCAGCACGCAGAATTGACCTTGCTGAAGATCGGCAAAGCAGGTGTCGGCTCGAAGGTCGTCCAGGATGGTGTCCTTGCGGATACGAATCGCTCGCCGAATGCCTTTGGGCCGCAGAAACCGGAACCATTCGGCCCCGATGAACTCCCGATCCGCCACCAGGCCCTTCCAGCGACGCGCTGGAAGGGCCTGAAGCAACCTGAGGACAAGCCACATGCGCGCCCGTGTATCGCTGTTGCCGGTGTGATCCAGCGCGATCCACACGAGCGGGATGGTGTACCCATGCACCACCGCACCCAGCACCAAGAGATTGAGTGGGGCCTCCCCATGCTCCCAGGTGGTGCGATCCACACTCATCAACACCTTCCCTGGAGGAAGGTGCACGAACACCAAGGCAAGGAAGACCTGCGCGGTGAGCTGCTCATCGTGAACGGCGCGTTCCACACGCCGTTTCTTGGCCTCGGGCGTGCTCGTTCCTGGCATGTGCGGCCCGAGATCTCGATGGTTGACGCTCTGTGCGGTGATCAGGGCCAAGACGAGATCAACCACGCGCTGCAGGGTGTCGATCCGCAGGAACGGCACGTGGGCTTTGAAGTGATTGGTGAGTTCGGTACCCTGAGGGCAGGCGGGTTTTGATGGCGTCACACCTTCAAAACACCGCCTTCTGTCGTTGTTGTCGAGGGACAACCAGGAGTGACCAGAATTTGCCGTCTAGGACAGCCTCAATCTGAAGGTGTCAGCTACTGAGCTGCGCGAGACTGGGAGGACGCTGCCGGTATGACTGCCCTGCAACGTTTGGAATACCTCACGAGTACAGTATTGGGCGACCTGTTCGCTCACCGCCCAGCACGCTGTCCGGGCCGCTGCTGGCCACAACCAGGAACCCCGGCGACACCCAGAATCTGATGGTATTCAGGCGGGTGCAGATACCATGAGCACGTGGCGGCAAGACCGGCATCGTCCGCGTGCCGTTCAGCCGGTCGATCTGACGACAGATGTCGAATACGCAGCGGTGCTCCATGTTCTTCCGGCGCACCTGCGCAAGATTGTTTGGCCGTTTATTCACCGGATCGAGGAGATCGTCCTCGACAAGAATGGCTACCTCAACGTCAAGTTCGACGGCGTGCGCATAACCTATGATTTTTGACCCTCACAGTGCAGGATCTCGATGCGGTCATGGATCCTGTGGGCTACCGGGGCATCCCCAGCACCCTGCACCGCATCAGGTT is part of the Deinococcus ruber genome and encodes:
- a CDS encoding transposase family protein — encoded protein: MEAVLHDREADKGRSGRPSAAPEPAISLLRHRAITIKRREPWPRSITLEFWREYRTSFHLGQVWGIHETTVLRTVVRVEDALLRSGGFSLPGKRR
- a CDS encoding YdcF family protein — its product is MPQHVPPSVFSVVVSIAIGLLASSLWHALYWKVPLVACAVLLTGGTFLLLRQPSTRTAVLVLVLPLLLILSSLTFTPMLHRILTALTVQATPRHADAIVILGGGVNCTTGVLTAASQERLEQGIRLWQAGYASTLVLSQQADALYGADCPKVSDVSLQLLQQRFPAQLPPVEILHNVMNTHDEAVETARLITHHRWQQVLLVTSSWHSRRAALMFAKVGVPFTSVPAPAAVAASGFIPTPLEQYTLLRELAAYVKAWVQGEL
- a CDS encoding ATP-grasp domain-containing protein yields the protein MNILLTSAGRRSSLLHALREAAQPFQGKIIAADLDPLAPALYVADAAEQVPMVRDERYISALLDIVARHEIRLLVPTIDTELKTLADHAEEFAAAGCRVHTSTSGFVEIAEDKWKTVNAFRAHDIAVPNSWLPSELGDHALLPERLFLKPRNGSASLHTYGIHRAELSTTLPRVPYAIVQQEIHGPELTIDAFISRDGRPIHFVPRLRLRTLAGESIQGVTVASDGHLGEWLTRVLSVAAELGARGVITLQIFDTLNGYILSEINPRFGGGFPLGYAAGGHYPQWLLQELQGEFVPSRIGQYQVGLYMTRANTEIFTQRLQW
- a CDS encoding HAD family hydrolase; this encodes MVESDQLERLSGIILDLDDTIYLEAEYVVSGFQAVADALSNDPEERRHYGAWLLRTSLERKDSRTFNHLLDTFPVLSQRSQVAQMIQIYREHQPSLTLSPLWRETLEDWRQEGIFLGLISDGDLTGQQRKVEALGLTHFLDHIILTDQYGREHWKPARTAFEEMQERSGLQRRQLVYVGDNVLKDFVAPNQLGWRSVRFRSSGQVRGDLMPADRQFAAEAEATDLSSLRVLLEKWR
- a CDS encoding transposase family protein codes for the protein MNAPKKATRLVSGNKKRHTLKLQRLIHTFTCQILCVATGRGATHDLRRLRESKTQIYPDTERLADAGYQGIHHQHAFTRTPKNASKDHPLMKAQRADTRQGAKVRLPVEHVIRRLKVFCIFKETYRHRRRRVQLRVNLMAALCNRIPIQT